The window TGATCTATCCTACTGCATATTTAATTTGCTACACAGCTCTCATCAGTCATTTATTTCACACAAACTTGCCAAGATATATAAACCAGAATACCAAATTCGATCTcctgaaaagaagaaaaaaattctacAAGTGTACACGTACAGGAAGGTTTACAGTTAGATCTGGGAAGGAGTTGAAAGGCAGAGGAAGAAAGATTTATCCGAATAGGCCCATTTCTCCTTGCTTAACAGCATCATCTGATACCATCTAATCAGTAATCCCCTAACCTATACAGAGTAGCCCTCTCTCAGGGGAGAGATGGGAATATTAGGATCAATCAATCAATGGTATAGTCAATATGAAAGCAAGGTTTTCTCCCACCATGATCAATCTTGTCCAAAGAATCTACATCTGTTCAATTACTCTGGTATGCTCTGCAGATTGGGTCTCCAATGCGCATCCTTAGTGACGTCTCTGTTTTCGAGGCAAATCTCCTGCACTACCAGGAGATCCGCCATGAGTTTCTGCAGCGGCAAACCCTGCTCCTCCACTTGACGTAGAAGCTCTTGCAGTTGCTTCTTGCTCATCTTGATCTTGATCTCAGTGGAAGCCACCGCCGTCGCCCTTTCTTTGCAACCGGCCGCCGACGTGGGTATTACTTCCGCGGCCTTGGGTTTTGTTGCACGGCGATATGCAGGGCTTTCGGCCGCCGCCTCCATGTCGTCGGCGTCATCGTAGTCGTCGTCTACCCATAAGATTGGCTTCTGCAGCTCAATGCAGTTCCCCATCTCTCACTTCCTTTCCCAGCTCTGCTTCTTTTGTGTTCCTAAAATCTGACGAGCGTTCGGGGAGGAAGATAACAGGAGAGAAGTTCGATTCTTATGGACGAAGGAAATGTAAGTAGTGGCTTGCTATGAacgtatttttttttcctttcttttttttttggtcaAATTAATTTGTATTTAGACGTAGGAGGAGTAGCAATTGACAAGGAAATGCCAAAAATATTTACTTAAAAAATGTGGTCTGGTTGGGTACTTCGTGGAAGCAAGGGTCGATGCAGCCGTCATCCTGCCTCAGCAAGTGTCTAATAAATTTGCATGCCTGGATGGCTGACCTGTGACCAATATCTACCACCCACCACCTTGCTTAATTTAATCATTGGaatgaataaaaatatttatgtttgtgcAAATTTTAGGAACTTGTTTACAATTATTTATGTCTGTCGCCTTCTTTATTCGTATTTTTGTATTCAGCGAATGTGGGAAGAGATTATGATCGCCTATTCGCCTGAGACGACGAGGTGTTGTGCGGGATCAGAGAGCCGAGGCTGGTCGAGGAGGACGTCCCTAACTTGCAGCCATTGCCATTTTGCTGTCCGTCGCCTTGCTACCGTGCCATTTGCCTCCTGATGCACGTCTCTGGTTACTGTGCGTTTGCCGGCAGCTCGTGGCCTATATGTGCGGTGCATGCATCCAGGCGGCGCCGGGCTTCGTATCCGGATGGTGCGCGTGTGACGTAGGacatttgaatttatttattttattttctttgttttccaGCAGTTGGTCAGCGGCGTCTGTAGGTGTGAATGCTCCCGCACGAGGAAAAGGACGCAGTGGGAGGAAGGGTCTCGAGGAATGGAAATTAATAcgtaattaattaaatgagtaagTGGGAGGCGTTGAATGGCCGGTGTGAACGCGGACTTGAGGGAATCTCTCCTATCACGTTACAAGCACGTGCAACGCGTCTTATCTGCCTATTGGCCTATTTGGTCCTCCCAAGGCGGTAtaatgaaatattttaatttatttataaaaaataaatacttcaactgcttattttaaatttagattggaACAAAACTAAATTTATAAAGTATTTAACAAGTTAGAAAGTAACTATGCGCATACAAATaaatatattcacatgcatacaactatatttaattataaattcataTTGATCGGATAAGATAATAGATTAGATAGGTTATTCTGATGTTAACGGTAAAAAAACTATAAGTTAAAAGCAGAAGGCGTATCGAGTGATTATGTGTGTAaaaaaaagaagaatagaaaAAAGAAAACGTCAGCAAGGTAAAGAGAGGTTGTCGGCGTAAGTATTTTGATGCTTAAGTTAAACAGATcatcaagaggaaaaaaaagaataTAATGAATAGTGGAATCTAAATGTCTTTAGTTGCGTTACGTATTATAGTGTACTTTTAATTCTACATGAATCTCAATATATTTTAAAAGAAGATCACATTCTAATCCTTTTTTGAAAATAGATCCACTAACTTTATGATTTGCATAGTAGAAGCATCCCTCATTAAGGATGTACAGAGAATATTCTTTTGTTTCTCTAACAACTATTAAAACATAAaacgtaaaaaaaatatttttaagtcatTGGATTGATGAACCCTTAATATACTTTGTCGGCAAGTTGATTGAGTTCCATTTATAGCCTGATTGAATCTTGCTTGCAAACGTGGTCGGGCCAGCCTCCGCTTGACCTATTCTCTTGACCAAAGAGTCTGGTTCGGTCGGGTTGCATGATCGGCCAAATCATTTGGTAGAGACACTTGACTCAGCTCTGAATGACACTAAAGTAACTTGAGGTTTCATCGATTTTACGGGACTTAGAATTCGATTGGACCTATAATTCGACCAACTAGATGACTCGATTGAGATATGTGATCGTATTAACCTCGAATGTTGACCCTTTTTTAATCTTTACCGCCACCTCAACCGGTTTCCAAGACTTTGACCTTGACTTTGAGGGTCCTACATTATTCACCTTATCAcatataaaaaaaactatatatctatagtttttataaaatatttgacAAGCTTAAGAAAAATAGTTACATATTAAGAAAAATAGTTCaaataagcaaaaaaaaaaaataaaaaaaaatcatgtaatattaataaaaaatttttaaattcacacgtgtgtgtatatatatatagagagagagagagaaattttATGCTGCGGTGCAATTCTTGCGGTTTTGCTGTGGTAATTGCCACGTCAGCGAGTCTTTatatctgcacctgcgaagaaatctaggcctggaccgatcaggctccaacctgatcggtctgggcctctcctgatcggtctgtggaccgatcaggccctaggccgatcgatccccagaccgatcaaccaagcAAAATCTGCCGAAAACGCTAGCAGACACAACGCTGTCGATTCTGGCCACGATCCGGCCGGAATCCAGTCGTGATCCGGCCGGAATCCGGTCACGACCGGATTCCGGCAGGATCGTGACTGGATTCCGGCCGGATCGCGGCCAGAATCGGCAGCGCTGTGTCTGCCGCGATCCGGCCGCGATCCggccggaatccggccgcgatccGGCCGACGGTGGCCGGGCGTCCAGTGGAAGGTCGGCAGTCGGTGGTTTGGCGAGGTCGGCGAAGAAGACGAGAAGAGAGATGATGCACCGCAGCAAAACCGCAAGAATTGCACCGCAGCATAaaatttttctatatatatatatataatatatatatatatatatatatgaactaatcaaACAATTTACTCATTACTAAAATAATTCCAAAGATAATTTGCGTACATTTTATTTGAATGATAAATCTAGCGATATAGTTATTGTTATTAGAATGAAACACAAAAATTGAAGTCAAAACTAATCAATGCGCACTAATTCACACCAAAGAGAAAGTATACAGTTGCTAGGAAACTTTGATTTGTGATCAACTACGAATTCCTTGTTCTCAAGAGTTTAAACAGCATTAATTTTCATATCTAAAGGTAATGAGTGGTGCTCCATGACTTGGGAAGGTTTGACTCCCTAACAATCTGATGGTCTATCACACTCATTAATCATTCGACTCCAAAAGTCAATCTCTTCTCTTTCGATCGCGGCTAGAGCCTAGAGATAGATAGTCCAAGTCTCAGCTCACACCGTCGCATGAAATAAAGAATTTATACTTTCTTGGAGCTGTTTAGCGCTTCATGCCACATTGTTTTAGCAGCATGCTGTTTGCAGATTTATGGAGCTCAAATCGGTGAATTAAATTCCTCTGTACCTTCTcattcaaagttaagcaaaagAGAACATTCCTTTTTTGAGAATGAAAGACGATCGTGTCTAGAATCGTAGAGGATGATATTGGATAAGTAACTTTGATGTTGATATGAGAAGATTTCAGACATGAGAGACTTAGTGCTGCAAGTGAATCTACGTATCAAAGAAAATAACCGGAAACAAGGAATGCCAATCATCGAACCAGGGAGGGGTCCCAGGCGTAGACACTTCGATGTTCAAGTCAGACAAATAGTTGtagagaagatgaagaacaataaCTACCAACAAGGAACTGTGATAGCGAAGTCTCGCATATCTATATCTGTAGGTGGAAACCTCCTTATACAGTATTacttttgttggtgcagcggtgaccggcaagagggggggtgaattgcctgcgataaatattataccctcctcaaatcttttcaactcttaaaataaagcaacaatatgaaattaccagcagaaataaaaggagacagaaattaacctggttacaaccaagagaattgttaatccagggcagtaagaaaagcgcagtaagaaaactctttctctgaaggcggagaagccttttacactttgacaacacaatagttgctaagagaatgagagtacaagagttgctatTTCGTTCGTGTTCATTGTACttaatagctacccgagacctcctttatataggggttctagagcttatcacataacctgaaccttcgggatcaggtttgactcgagaaggatcggtcgactaatccctaggttcggtcgaccgaacctactgtACATGCGTAGTCTtccatccaggtgcagtctctgaggatcgagctttggttcggtcgaccgatccttatgttcagtcgaccgatcgacCAACGGTCTTCAGCTGAGTTGGCTCGGTCAatttgctcgactaagtctctggattaacttcggttcggtcgaccgatcaggaggttcggtcgaccgatcaactttaccaacggtcagcttctgacgtggcattggcagttggctgctgattgagaggggttcggtcgaccgatcaggaggttcggtcgaccgaaccattgacaagtcaacttcaagttgacttgctctggttcggcttctttgggtgatttcggttctcggccttctcctcgagcagtcttccgtcccggctttacgtccctcgaacaccgcgcatgttcttcacgcccacctggtgtactcttccgcagctctctcgtccttcggacgcaccgagcccgtcggctcccttcccgtgccgtccttctcgctagctgggtcttccgctcgacttcctgcactcctaagctcctgcacacttagacacagggatcaaacacaaagcaggacctaacctaagcttggttgatcacatcaaaactaccacggggttcaataatctccccctttttgatgtgcatcaacccaagttcaggttagggttaaaacaaacagatagtaatttaaagaaattactaaactaacaattcaggcataaatttacaactttaaattaaattgcaacatgaaaatttaattttaactaactccccctaactgaacttatcttttattctccccttttgatcacagcaaaaacagggtgcaaacaaatttgaattcaagtatttcaaaagaaaagaaatttaaagttaaacaatttctaagtaaagattaattaaaaaactgagttaggtttaaattcaaaaatttctaagttttgaaaaattttccaagttaaaatgaattttcagaattaaaaaaattctaagaaaaaaatttcaagaaaacattttttttttctagagaattaaaaaatttaaagaatttctaaggaaatgtttaaaaactgttcagagcattatttaattctaattttaatgcttttatcataaagttaattaaacatttttatttcgatatttcggcttccaggtcgtggcgaggcactaggccttcttggttattggagcaacaaccacttccttagacaaagcttccataaaaaacctcaatgtttaattttctcactgtaaacttttaactaaaagagaaatttaaaccagtaaagattttggaacccaataaaggttcctacctacaaggttggtcaaaaactttgggggtacatagtttcttggtattttcctaagttgaccctgatgcttccttatgtactaatttaattttccatacaactttaattttgaatgtggaaaaacatttttaaaacatgcatcaattttcaattttttaatttctaatcttaaaacttcattttctgatttcaaacattcattttctttttctactttatctaattctttagaaagagctttaataaaatgAAAGgactgtttagagtttagggcacgtaccttacttacctcgtcttgcgatgctcccccttcatcacaactttcttcttcttctgttgttcctccccctttatctatgctcatttttgagctagacgtttcttctagctgatggttggccatcagtgctagtcccgagaattcttcgacttcggattcggaggacgatgaatcattccacgtggcctttaggttgtatTTGGGTCAAGCTGGCTTCttactcttttctttacttttgctcttcagttttgggcagtcatcttttatatgtccttcttcgttgcaattgtaacaacgaaccacccttttcttttgttggaactttttcgactgcgatctaaatttattaaatttaaaaaatttattaaagcgtcttaccagtagtgccgctttcgatccgtcgatcgaggcttcggagtcagaaccgtttgttcttgccttcaaagCGATGTTCTGACTAACTttttctactccattgggctctacaactcgagattcgtgaagttcaaaagtagaaaacaaatgttctagagtacttacctcgaagtccttagagatgtagtacgcatctactaaggaggcccactcaggagttctcgggaagacgttgagcgcataccggatcaagtcccggttcgttacttcttctccaagattggttagttgcgtgatcaactctttgatccttgcttggaatTACGccaccttctcgccttggttcatccggaggttcgtaagttgagtccggaggatgtcgcgccttgctagcttagcttccgaggtaccttcatgaagctccaggaatttttcccagaggtctttcgcggagtcgtagctttcgATTCGACTTATCTCTTGTGGTGatagcacgctaagcaggtggaattctgccttttcgttggcgacaaaatcggcttgctccttcttgctccacatgttttcttctttatctttcggcgctgcaaaaccatatttcattctaataagaatatcaaaatccgttttaaagaatacctccatttttcgcttccatgtagcgaaatctccgtcgaacttcggggcatgaatgttcgcgccggccattgttctaatctttgtgcttcagatgacggttagtccctctgaggttgttgggctctgataccatttgttggtgcagcggggaccggcaagagggggggtgaattgcctgcgataaatattataccctcctcaaagcttttcaactcttaaaataaagcaacaatatgaaattaccagcagaaataaaaggagacagaaattaacctggttacaaccaagaaggttgttaattcaGGACAGTAAGAAAAGCgtagtaagaaaactccttctctgaaggcggagaagccttttacactttgacagcacagtagttgctaagagaatgagagtacaagagttgctatTTTGTTCGTGTTCGTTGTACttaatagctacccgagacctcctttatataggggttctagagcttatcacataacctgaaccttcgggatcaggtttgactcgagagggatcggtcgactgatccccaggttcggtcgaccgaacctgctgtacctgcgcagtcttccatccaggtgcagtctctgaggatcgagctttggttcggtcgaccgatccttatgtttggtcgaccgatcggccaacggtcttcagctaagttggcccgatcaatttgctcgactaagtctctagattaacttcggttcggtcgaccgatcaggaggttcggtcgaccgatctgctttaccaacggtcagcttctgacgtggcattggcggttggctgctgattgagaggggttcggttgaccgatcaggaggttcggtcgaccgaaccattgacaagtcaactttaagttgacttgctctggttcggcttctttgggtgatttcggccatccggaatagggctcacccgaacccagttcccggtcttctcctcgagcagtcttccgtcccgactttacgtccctcgaacaccgcgaaTATTCTTCACGCtcaccgggtgtactcttccgcagctctctcgtccttcggacgcaccgagcccatcggctcccttcccgtgtcgtccttcttgctagctgcatcttccgctcgacttcctgcgctcctaagctccagcacacttagacacagggatccaatacaaagcaggacctaacctaagcttggttgatcatatcaaaactaccacggggttcaacaactTTTATCCTCCATACGGATCTCGATGCATTAGTAAAATAGGCCCGACCATTATGACACTCTAACACCTTTCCTGAAATAAGTCTGCTATTTCTGTGCCTTGCAGGGTAGAAGCTTCCACTGTACTATTTGCACGAGTAATATTCCCCTGATTCCCTAAAGATGGTTAGGTAAAATGCAAAAAAGGAATATTGAGCTGGTGAACCATTAATGTGTTGTGATAATAGGCCGACTAAGTCCCCTCCATCGTTTGATCAGACCTTGCtctctgtaacgcccgaaaattctcaaacttgcattagaattattctacaatttttctggaatttctagatatttttccggaattttccgagtagcgaaagtagcaaaaataaatataagcgtaaaacggcctaggcggggattgaacccgagacctatgatttagtggacccagcagggctgtgctgaaaggaaaggggaacaatcctagttaagtgggatttgggcggaacttatcactaagtataaataggaaacttaagttgggtttgggttaATTTGGTTCTGCAGCCATCTCCTCATAAaccctcaccgtgacctatccctctcccaaaaaaaccggcaccgccgcccacacctctccctcctcctctctcggcgcccaagccccaagggctctcggatcactttccgacgacgactccaacacgagaagggttcttctccgcgagaggaacgcaaagacgtgagcggatcgtcgagaggaccatctccaccggagtttagcgaatagaatcgtaagaaattacgattaggaggtaagaaacccctcacctgcggtataatagcttccgtttgagtttttatgctttagttaggatgtatgcagattgttttatcgatatctagggtgtatttaactctcttttcagattagggtcttagttgaacacctttagaggggccgggcatgtcttccctcttcagataggaggttagatgttgtctggtgcctagaggtggtctccctaatagagaggagagttagggcacgctaggtgttcgataaaatagctagtttagtaaaaatgcaccctaggcatctttaacagctcagttagatacattagaagtatctattcagtatactcagtttattacagcttatatggattagatatccaatgggtgggctcccatagtcgcctctaggttcagataacctagttctaggttcagataacctagtttcagcaaaacagtattagctacttcagtattttacttttagttggcactgtactggattagatatccattgggctgggctcccatagtcggtccctaggtttagataacctagctaggtttagataacctagctaggtttagataacctagttaaccctactaaattcgggacttgcaaacccgagtctagttagggatgcgcgcatagcaagtacagttgccagggccctacagcagcatgtttagtattttcacttactatgtattagttttcaaaactcaaaaatcagttataccagttgagtttgattgcagcttcagtttagtttagcttagctcagcattatgcttcagtgtaattttccatgttagctctatgttcagcttatgttatgccatgcttgtatgatactatgccatgccatgcttgcatattcagtatgttttccaaaagcatgttttaaaagcatatttgcatcgtatgcatgatttagtgaggtagatggtttcttactaagctttttagcttacagatactattttccttatactgcagatacaggtaaaaggaaaatggactagcagcggaggctggaggacaatgcgaagatggtgtgtgtgtgtggaactggaatcaaaggtccttaggggacttagcaggatgaacattagactctttagcatgtttaccttagcactttacagtttatggtttaatactttcatctttatgcacttttagttttggaacgtactaaactatgaaagaatgagttagattgttagtagtcattatgggaatgcttgttaatgcatgttagaagtagcttcaattgatttagaactactgtgtgaggttttggcacgccaaagtgctgaaatcagaacttccgggtgaaatcagactctgatcggtctccagaccgatcagggtctgagctgtgccactggatcggtcagccgaccgatccagcgagatacagtatgctactgtatcctcctggatcggtcagccgaccgatccagctcgatacagGTATTCAGGTgcttggatcggtcagccgaccgatccagacatacctggatcggtctgccgaccgatccatcacgggacagtagcgaacccaggaatacctggatcggtctgtcgaccgatccagcctctactggatcggtccccagaccgatccagccagtgttcgcgtgggggtcaatggatcgttccacggaccgatccaaagctccaattttgcctcctcagcctagctatgaatatctagaaggtagtgggacatgaaatctcactctcacagagttaacagaggcaactacaatagtttagtaaaatttttattcagcccagttttccgcattagtaatttagctgcagttagcaaagaaactgtagcggtccgccttgcagcctagcagtagaaggtgggtcgttacagagtggtatcagagccgtgttccatacttcctacacacacatcagcattgtacctgcagcttccaagtaagaatacctctactctctatatgttccttgctttcttatttcagttcatgtttacatatatacctgaagcatgctagtatatgatagtttttagacatgatatcagtagttgtgAAACTAtgaatgctttagttatgtatgttctctatgtcattagaaatggcacgaggacgcccagctaagcgggcaccagctactgagccccagcaggaggcaggcagttcagtgccccctccagatcttacagcgttggtggctcagttacagcagcagctagctgaacagcaacaggaaatagccaccttaaaggctaaccagcagcatACTCCTaccgtcaccccggaaccgaacttagcaaccccagcatttatagaggttccaccagttcaGCCAACAGCACCAATACCAGCACCagtagtcccagcagctgagctaaGGAAAGAAGCTTAcctaatccagtggcagagagttaagcccgagaatttctcaagcactagcgaaccatgggatgctcaagcatggttcaaaacactggagaggataatggagcttctagactggccggaACAGGAGAAGGTTAAATgtgcttccttctgcctgacaggggacgctagcatatggtgggagagagttagagcgaagcgcccagtgaatcagatgtcatgggctgacttcgagaaagagttcttcgaggaattctttcacatgcgagtTACAGACCGCCGCTACGACGAGTTcattgaatttcgccagggcaacctctcagtggaggaagccgtgaagaaattcaacaggttggctcgtttatgcccagagctagtcagcacagagaaggagcgaatccggttgatgctcaagatgttgaggccagagatagcagtgaacgtggctggtggcgtacataagccacaaaccacagaggagttagtgagcagcgccttgaccacagaacattatcagaacaGCATAAAGTAGCAGAAGCAGGTCTCCTcaaagtccaaaggccaaggaagctctcacactcaaaaacagcaaggccacaactctaactggaaggggaactccaacagcaagcgcaaatcagggagtgactcaaaaggaggaccatctagcaagcgacccagttatccaaagtgtgctacttgtgggaaattccaccctggggtTTGCCGCAAGGGCacgcgaggatgctttgaatgtggacaagaagggcacatggccaagcagggccgaacaagaccggtcttcctcacccACAGCAGATTCAGGATGTAGGCCCTCCAGCTCACAGTCTGCTTTAGAAGGTCCCTTATCACCagggcgattagaagcccctcagccatggcgaatgcgaggatctactcactcaccagagaggacgtagctaatgcctcgacagttgtcacagtcgattagcatttttcagtatactgctctatttgatactggggcaacccattcatacgtaGCTGTGGTGTTCTCCGAAGATTAGAAATACCATCAGTAcggtggtcagtttttgacgacactaccttcggagaagttatggcatccacgcatcgGGCGGTGCAGGCTCATTATAGCGCATGGGAACTCTTCCGTGATCCGATccgctagaaatgaccgactcaCGACGTCATCCGGGAATGAACTTTCGATCgatcggtgcttccatagagtgtcagAATAAAGTCGATTCCAACCCAAGCATTTGAATACATCTGAATCAAGAGAAAAGCGAAGATTTCTCTCAAG is drawn from Zingiber officinale cultivar Zhangliang chromosome 1B, Zo_v1.1, whole genome shotgun sequence and contains these coding sequences:
- the LOC121992642 gene encoding uncharacterized protein LOC121992642 is translated as MGNCIELQKPILWVDDDYDDADDMEAAAESPAYRRATKPKAAEVIPTSAAGCKERATAVASTEIKIKMSKKQLQELLRQVEEQGLPLQKLMADLLVVQEICLENRDVTKDAHWRPNLQSIPE